The following coding sequences lie in one Arachis stenosperma cultivar V10309 chromosome 5, arast.V10309.gnm1.PFL2, whole genome shotgun sequence genomic window:
- the LOC130982877 gene encoding uncharacterized protein LOC130982877 isoform X2 — translation MAPRADQDSLSSTDDDESDDEGLKEDLAALSRAFDMSGGADSTAPPDPVLQVDFDDDVRSGVSTAPPAAASTDLVVRTDSDDELRNDPLLATGDAVVSIDAVDSGGYESNEDIEYLQRLQNLYKPLATLPPPSPSPPPVDVFDDDDDDDVETVRAIFKRFADYDMRGLGTMTEGDQATSPGPERDIANGSTSSVIVEDASTVSRLPRRRSSFPPLAQALFDALKKNRSLQKFIRSKMIEIEAKIEENKQLRNNVKILKDFQASCIRRTGSALSLKKDPRVLLISAQKSDSKRKSPMCFGPPENRHVANYKMVLERFPRSLDRKKWSNEEKENLMKGIKQQFQESLVIAMSSEVPHGDGNYMDSIMEYTNQVDITPEIMKKYLPDVNWDKLASTHVPGRTGAECESRWLNCEDPLINHGPWTSGEDRLLLLLVQQMGIRNWFDISKSLGTNRTPFQCLARFQRSLNPSMLNREWTKEEDAQLCSAVAIYGESNWQAVASVLERRTGTQCSNRWKKSLFPERKGSYTQEEDKRLTVAVMLFGRKWNQIARFVPGRTQCQCRDRYVNSLNPSLKWGGWTDEEDSRLQAAIAKHGFCWSKVAEDMPPRTDSQCRKRFKVLFPDQAYLLQEARKKQKSLIAGNFVDRESERPNLTLNDFLPLPTLSPLPCDADDENLPRKRKRKSSNEHKKFRSRRPAKKTRTNHNDGKDIDEAKIFNGDVNIPKRTRSKKNSRNTSVHAKEAENTKQNAEIQACSGKLSRIKGAETSKNKLKNKMLKPESLSTVVECSGSQNEDNTTLSSFLHMKLNKRGLKCNKNKGGAASAFATNVVSKQVDNQSSSAEQDGLSQLCGAGGVEHLVTVQNNSASDRLLRKPENVNRLTGDEDDNEDITLDCLVGNKSKECSQVTKGPSVLSSSKSKHASVSLPEVHCTEKAAITADCTGQSTPNLVEDRSVSPSSLAEPTTAFNAEEEDELLATFLRNKSKGARRKVKRKEGNC, via the exons ATGGCTCCCCGCGCTGACCAAGACAGTCTCTCAAGCACCGATGACGACGAAAGCGACGACGAAGGCCTCAAGGAGGACTTGGCGGCGCTCTCTAGGGCCTTCGATATGAGCGGCGGCGCTGACTCCACCGCGCCTCCCGACCCCGTCCTTCAAGTGGATTTCGACGACGACGTGCGCAGCGGTGTCTCCACAGCTCCTCCTGCCGCCGCGTCCACTGACCTCGTGGTTCGAACGGACTCCGACGACGAGCTGCGCAACGACCCACTGTTGGCCACCGGCGATGCCGTCGTATCCATCGACGCTGTCGACTCCGGCGGCTACGAGTCCAACGAAGATATTGAGTATCTCCAGAGATTGCAGAATCTCTACAAGCCTCTGGCGACTCTTCCTCCTCCATCGCCTTCGCCGCCACCGGTGGACGTAttcgatgatgatgatgacgacgATGTCGAGACCGTTCGCGCCATTTTCAAACGGTTTGCCGACTACGATATGA GAGGTTTAGGTACAATGACTGAGGGAGATCAGGCCACAAGTCCAGGCCCTGAGAGAGATATTGCTAATGGTTCAACATCTTCCGTAATTGTTGAAG ATGCCAGCACTGTATCCAGGTTGCCACGGAGAAGATCAAGTTTCCCACCGTTAGCGCAGGCTCTTTTTGATGCCCTTAAGAAGAATAGGTCTCTTCAGAAGTTTATTAGAAGCAAGATGATTGAGATTGAAGCAAAAATTGAGGAAAACAAGCAACTTAGGAACAATGTTAAAATCCTTAAGGACTTCCAAGCTTCATGCATAAGAAGAACAGGGAGTGCTTTATCGCTAAAAAAGGATCCTCGTGTCCTGTTAATATCAGCACAAAAG AGTGATAGTAAAAGAAAATCTCCAATGTGTTTTGGCCCACCAGAGAATCGTCATGTTGCTAATTATAAGATGGTTTTAGAAAGATTTCCGCGTTCATTGGATCGAAAAAAATGGTCAAATGAGGAAAAGGAAAATCTTATGAAGGGAATTAAGCAACAATTCCAAGAATCGTTGGTAATAGCAATGAG TTCTGAAGTTCCACATGGAGATGGAAATTACATGGATAGCATAATGGAATATACTAACCAAGTTGATATTACACCcgaaattatgaaaaaatatttaccTGATGTTAATTGGGATAAGTTAGCTTCTACTCATGTTCCTGGCCGTACTGGTGCTGAATGTGAATCAAG GTGGTTGAATTGTGAAGATCCCTTGATCAACCATGGACCATGGACTAGTGGAGAGGATAGGTTGCTTTTGCTTCTTGTCCAACAGATGGGAATTAGGAACTGGTTCGATATTTCCAAATCATTGGGCACGAACAGGACTCCATTTCAATGCTTGGCTCGATTTCAAAGGAGCTTGAATCCTTCGATGCTAAATAGGGAATGGACTAAAGAAGAAGATGCTCAACTCTGTTCTGCTGTAGCTATTTATGGAGAGAGTAATTGGCAAGCTGTGGCTTCTGTTTTAGAAAGGCGGACAGGAACCCAATGCTCAAATAG ATGGAAGAAATCACTTTTTCCCGAGAGAAAAGGGAGTTATACTCAAGAGGAGGACAAGCGCTTGACAGTGGCAGTCATGCTTTTTGGTCGGAAATGGAATCAAATAGCTAGGTTTGTTCCTGGTCGGACCCAATGTCAATGTAGGGACAG ATACGTCAATAGTTTGAACCCTTCTTTGAAATGGGGTGGATGGACTGACGAAGAGGATTCAAGATTGCAAGCTGCAATTGCTAAGCATGGATTCTGCTGGTCTAAGGTTGCTGAAGATATGCCCCCTCGTACTGATTCTCAATGCCGGAA GAGATTTAAGGTGTTATTTCCTGATCAAGCTTATTTGCTTcaagaagcaagaaagaagcAAAAGTCTTTGATTGCTGGTAACTTTGTTGATCGAGAATCTGAACGCCCAAACCTTACACTGAATGATTTCCTTCCCTTACCTACATTATCTCCTCTTCCTTGTGATGCTGATGATGAGAATCTCCCtaggaagagaaagaggaagtCAAG CAATGAACACAAGAAATTCAGGTCCAGAAGACCTGCAAAAAAGACACGAACAAATCACAATGATGGAAAGGATATTGATGAGGCCAAGATTTTTAATGGAGATGTCAATATTCCCAAaagaacaaggtccaagaaaaactcaagaaatACTTCAGTTCATGCTAAGGAAGCTGAGAATACAAAACAAAATGCTGAGATCCAGGCTTGTAGTGGGAAACTAAGTAGAATCAAGGGCGCCGAAACATCAAAGAACAAACTAAAGAATAAAATGTTGAAACCTGAAAGCTTGTCTACTGTTGTTGAGTGTTCTGGAAGTCAAAATGAGGACAACACAACTCTTTCTTCCTTTCTACACATGAAGTTAAATAAGAGAGGGTTGAAATGCAACAAAAATAAGGGCGGGGCTGCCTCTGCATTTGCGACAAATGTTGTATCTAAGCAGGTTGATAATCAAAGCTCCTCTGCTGAGCAAGATGGCTTGTCGCAGTTGTGTGGTGCTGGTGGGGTTGAACATTTGGTTACGGTGCAAAACAACTCCGCTTCTGACAGGCTACTGAGAAAACCAGAAAATGTAAATAGGTTGACTGGTGATGAGGATGACAACGAAGATATCACCCTTGATTGCCTTGTGGGAAACAAATCAAAAGAATGTAGTCAAGTGACTAAAGGACCTTCTGTTTTATCTTCTTCCAAATCAAAACATGCGTCTGTTTCGCTTCCTGAAGTGCATTGCACAGAAAAGGCAGCCATCACAGCTGATTGCACCGGGCAGTCGACACCAAATCTTGTTGAAGACCGATCCGTTTCACCTAGTAGTTTGGCTGAACCTACTACAGCCTTCaatgcagaggaagaagatgaactGCTTGCTACCTTTCTGCGAAATAAGTCTAAGGGAGCACGAAGAAAGGTGAAACGTAAAGAAGGTAATTGCTAA
- the LOC130982877 gene encoding uncharacterized protein LOC130982877 isoform X1 — MAPRADQDSLSSTDDDESDDEGLKEDLAALSRAFDMSGGADSTAPPDPVLQVDFDDDVRSGVSTAPPAAASTDLVVRTDSDDELRNDPLLATGDAVVSIDAVDSGGYESNEDIEYLQRLQNLYKPLATLPPPSPSPPPVDVFDDDDDDDVETVRAIFKRFADYDMRGLGTMTEGDQATSPGPERDIANGSTSSVIVEGGETCPVYHDRTNSTDFMTGNTEMQHSDLAESFNPDASTVSRLPRRRSSFPPLAQALFDALKKNRSLQKFIRSKMIEIEAKIEENKQLRNNVKILKDFQASCIRRTGSALSLKKDPRVLLISAQKSDSKRKSPMCFGPPENRHVANYKMVLERFPRSLDRKKWSNEEKENLMKGIKQQFQESLVIAMSSEVPHGDGNYMDSIMEYTNQVDITPEIMKKYLPDVNWDKLASTHVPGRTGAECESRWLNCEDPLINHGPWTSGEDRLLLLLVQQMGIRNWFDISKSLGTNRTPFQCLARFQRSLNPSMLNREWTKEEDAQLCSAVAIYGESNWQAVASVLERRTGTQCSNRWKKSLFPERKGSYTQEEDKRLTVAVMLFGRKWNQIARFVPGRTQCQCRDRYVNSLNPSLKWGGWTDEEDSRLQAAIAKHGFCWSKVAEDMPPRTDSQCRKRFKVLFPDQAYLLQEARKKQKSLIAGNFVDRESERPNLTLNDFLPLPTLSPLPCDADDENLPRKRKRKSSNEHKKFRSRRPAKKTRTNHNDGKDIDEAKIFNGDVNIPKRTRSKKNSRNTSVHAKEAENTKQNAEIQACSGKLSRIKGAETSKNKLKNKMLKPESLSTVVECSGSQNEDNTTLSSFLHMKLNKRGLKCNKNKGGAASAFATNVVSKQVDNQSSSAEQDGLSQLCGAGGVEHLVTVQNNSASDRLLRKPENVNRLTGDEDDNEDITLDCLVGNKSKECSQVTKGPSVLSSSKSKHASVSLPEVHCTEKAAITADCTGQSTPNLVEDRSVSPSSLAEPTTAFNAEEEDELLATFLRNKSKGARRKVKRKEGNC; from the exons ATGGCTCCCCGCGCTGACCAAGACAGTCTCTCAAGCACCGATGACGACGAAAGCGACGACGAAGGCCTCAAGGAGGACTTGGCGGCGCTCTCTAGGGCCTTCGATATGAGCGGCGGCGCTGACTCCACCGCGCCTCCCGACCCCGTCCTTCAAGTGGATTTCGACGACGACGTGCGCAGCGGTGTCTCCACAGCTCCTCCTGCCGCCGCGTCCACTGACCTCGTGGTTCGAACGGACTCCGACGACGAGCTGCGCAACGACCCACTGTTGGCCACCGGCGATGCCGTCGTATCCATCGACGCTGTCGACTCCGGCGGCTACGAGTCCAACGAAGATATTGAGTATCTCCAGAGATTGCAGAATCTCTACAAGCCTCTGGCGACTCTTCCTCCTCCATCGCCTTCGCCGCCACCGGTGGACGTAttcgatgatgatgatgacgacgATGTCGAGACCGTTCGCGCCATTTTCAAACGGTTTGCCGACTACGATATGA GAGGTTTAGGTACAATGACTGAGGGAGATCAGGCCACAAGTCCAGGCCCTGAGAGAGATATTGCTAATGGTTCAACATCTTCCGTAATTGTTGAAGGTGGTGAAACATGTCCTGTTTATCATGATCGTACTAATTCCACAGATTTCATGACTGGAAATACTGAAATGCAGCACTCTGATCTTGCTGAGAGTTTTAATCCAGATGCCAGCACTGTATCCAGGTTGCCACGGAGAAGATCAAGTTTCCCACCGTTAGCGCAGGCTCTTTTTGATGCCCTTAAGAAGAATAGGTCTCTTCAGAAGTTTATTAGAAGCAAGATGATTGAGATTGAAGCAAAAATTGAGGAAAACAAGCAACTTAGGAACAATGTTAAAATCCTTAAGGACTTCCAAGCTTCATGCATAAGAAGAACAGGGAGTGCTTTATCGCTAAAAAAGGATCCTCGTGTCCTGTTAATATCAGCACAAAAG AGTGATAGTAAAAGAAAATCTCCAATGTGTTTTGGCCCACCAGAGAATCGTCATGTTGCTAATTATAAGATGGTTTTAGAAAGATTTCCGCGTTCATTGGATCGAAAAAAATGGTCAAATGAGGAAAAGGAAAATCTTATGAAGGGAATTAAGCAACAATTCCAAGAATCGTTGGTAATAGCAATGAG TTCTGAAGTTCCACATGGAGATGGAAATTACATGGATAGCATAATGGAATATACTAACCAAGTTGATATTACACCcgaaattatgaaaaaatatttaccTGATGTTAATTGGGATAAGTTAGCTTCTACTCATGTTCCTGGCCGTACTGGTGCTGAATGTGAATCAAG GTGGTTGAATTGTGAAGATCCCTTGATCAACCATGGACCATGGACTAGTGGAGAGGATAGGTTGCTTTTGCTTCTTGTCCAACAGATGGGAATTAGGAACTGGTTCGATATTTCCAAATCATTGGGCACGAACAGGACTCCATTTCAATGCTTGGCTCGATTTCAAAGGAGCTTGAATCCTTCGATGCTAAATAGGGAATGGACTAAAGAAGAAGATGCTCAACTCTGTTCTGCTGTAGCTATTTATGGAGAGAGTAATTGGCAAGCTGTGGCTTCTGTTTTAGAAAGGCGGACAGGAACCCAATGCTCAAATAG ATGGAAGAAATCACTTTTTCCCGAGAGAAAAGGGAGTTATACTCAAGAGGAGGACAAGCGCTTGACAGTGGCAGTCATGCTTTTTGGTCGGAAATGGAATCAAATAGCTAGGTTTGTTCCTGGTCGGACCCAATGTCAATGTAGGGACAG ATACGTCAATAGTTTGAACCCTTCTTTGAAATGGGGTGGATGGACTGACGAAGAGGATTCAAGATTGCAAGCTGCAATTGCTAAGCATGGATTCTGCTGGTCTAAGGTTGCTGAAGATATGCCCCCTCGTACTGATTCTCAATGCCGGAA GAGATTTAAGGTGTTATTTCCTGATCAAGCTTATTTGCTTcaagaagcaagaaagaagcAAAAGTCTTTGATTGCTGGTAACTTTGTTGATCGAGAATCTGAACGCCCAAACCTTACACTGAATGATTTCCTTCCCTTACCTACATTATCTCCTCTTCCTTGTGATGCTGATGATGAGAATCTCCCtaggaagagaaagaggaagtCAAG CAATGAACACAAGAAATTCAGGTCCAGAAGACCTGCAAAAAAGACACGAACAAATCACAATGATGGAAAGGATATTGATGAGGCCAAGATTTTTAATGGAGATGTCAATATTCCCAAaagaacaaggtccaagaaaaactcaagaaatACTTCAGTTCATGCTAAGGAAGCTGAGAATACAAAACAAAATGCTGAGATCCAGGCTTGTAGTGGGAAACTAAGTAGAATCAAGGGCGCCGAAACATCAAAGAACAAACTAAAGAATAAAATGTTGAAACCTGAAAGCTTGTCTACTGTTGTTGAGTGTTCTGGAAGTCAAAATGAGGACAACACAACTCTTTCTTCCTTTCTACACATGAAGTTAAATAAGAGAGGGTTGAAATGCAACAAAAATAAGGGCGGGGCTGCCTCTGCATTTGCGACAAATGTTGTATCTAAGCAGGTTGATAATCAAAGCTCCTCTGCTGAGCAAGATGGCTTGTCGCAGTTGTGTGGTGCTGGTGGGGTTGAACATTTGGTTACGGTGCAAAACAACTCCGCTTCTGACAGGCTACTGAGAAAACCAGAAAATGTAAATAGGTTGACTGGTGATGAGGATGACAACGAAGATATCACCCTTGATTGCCTTGTGGGAAACAAATCAAAAGAATGTAGTCAAGTGACTAAAGGACCTTCTGTTTTATCTTCTTCCAAATCAAAACATGCGTCTGTTTCGCTTCCTGAAGTGCATTGCACAGAAAAGGCAGCCATCACAGCTGATTGCACCGGGCAGTCGACACCAAATCTTGTTGAAGACCGATCCGTTTCACCTAGTAGTTTGGCTGAACCTACTACAGCCTTCaatgcagaggaagaagatgaactGCTTGCTACCTTTCTGCGAAATAAGTCTAAGGGAGCACGAAGAAAGGTGAAACGTAAAGAAGGTAATTGCTAA
- the LOC130982877 gene encoding uncharacterized protein LOC130982877 isoform X3 produces MTEGDQATSPGPERDIANGSTSSVIVEGGETCPVYHDRTNSTDFMTGNTEMQHSDLAESFNPDASTVSRLPRRRSSFPPLAQALFDALKKNRSLQKFIRSKMIEIEAKIEENKQLRNNVKILKDFQASCIRRTGSALSLKKDPRVLLISAQKSDSKRKSPMCFGPPENRHVANYKMVLERFPRSLDRKKWSNEEKENLMKGIKQQFQESLVIAMSSEVPHGDGNYMDSIMEYTNQVDITPEIMKKYLPDVNWDKLASTHVPGRTGAECESRWLNCEDPLINHGPWTSGEDRLLLLLVQQMGIRNWFDISKSLGTNRTPFQCLARFQRSLNPSMLNREWTKEEDAQLCSAVAIYGESNWQAVASVLERRTGTQCSNRWKKSLFPERKGSYTQEEDKRLTVAVMLFGRKWNQIARFVPGRTQCQCRDRYVNSLNPSLKWGGWTDEEDSRLQAAIAKHGFCWSKVAEDMPPRTDSQCRKRFKVLFPDQAYLLQEARKKQKSLIAGNFVDRESERPNLTLNDFLPLPTLSPLPCDADDENLPRKRKRKSSNEHKKFRSRRPAKKTRTNHNDGKDIDEAKIFNGDVNIPKRTRSKKNSRNTSVHAKEAENTKQNAEIQACSGKLSRIKGAETSKNKLKNKMLKPESLSTVVECSGSQNEDNTTLSSFLHMKLNKRGLKCNKNKGGAASAFATNVVSKQVDNQSSSAEQDGLSQLCGAGGVEHLVTVQNNSASDRLLRKPENVNRLTGDEDDNEDITLDCLVGNKSKECSQVTKGPSVLSSSKSKHASVSLPEVHCTEKAAITADCTGQSTPNLVEDRSVSPSSLAEPTTAFNAEEEDELLATFLRNKSKGARRKVKRKEGNC; encoded by the exons ATGACTGAGGGAGATCAGGCCACAAGTCCAGGCCCTGAGAGAGATATTGCTAATGGTTCAACATCTTCCGTAATTGTTGAAGGTGGTGAAACATGTCCTGTTTATCATGATCGTACTAATTCCACAGATTTCATGACTGGAAATACTGAAATGCAGCACTCTGATCTTGCTGAGAGTTTTAATCCAGATGCCAGCACTGTATCCAGGTTGCCACGGAGAAGATCAAGTTTCCCACCGTTAGCGCAGGCTCTTTTTGATGCCCTTAAGAAGAATAGGTCTCTTCAGAAGTTTATTAGAAGCAAGATGATTGAGATTGAAGCAAAAATTGAGGAAAACAAGCAACTTAGGAACAATGTTAAAATCCTTAAGGACTTCCAAGCTTCATGCATAAGAAGAACAGGGAGTGCTTTATCGCTAAAAAAGGATCCTCGTGTCCTGTTAATATCAGCACAAAAG AGTGATAGTAAAAGAAAATCTCCAATGTGTTTTGGCCCACCAGAGAATCGTCATGTTGCTAATTATAAGATGGTTTTAGAAAGATTTCCGCGTTCATTGGATCGAAAAAAATGGTCAAATGAGGAAAAGGAAAATCTTATGAAGGGAATTAAGCAACAATTCCAAGAATCGTTGGTAATAGCAATGAG TTCTGAAGTTCCACATGGAGATGGAAATTACATGGATAGCATAATGGAATATACTAACCAAGTTGATATTACACCcgaaattatgaaaaaatatttaccTGATGTTAATTGGGATAAGTTAGCTTCTACTCATGTTCCTGGCCGTACTGGTGCTGAATGTGAATCAAG GTGGTTGAATTGTGAAGATCCCTTGATCAACCATGGACCATGGACTAGTGGAGAGGATAGGTTGCTTTTGCTTCTTGTCCAACAGATGGGAATTAGGAACTGGTTCGATATTTCCAAATCATTGGGCACGAACAGGACTCCATTTCAATGCTTGGCTCGATTTCAAAGGAGCTTGAATCCTTCGATGCTAAATAGGGAATGGACTAAAGAAGAAGATGCTCAACTCTGTTCTGCTGTAGCTATTTATGGAGAGAGTAATTGGCAAGCTGTGGCTTCTGTTTTAGAAAGGCGGACAGGAACCCAATGCTCAAATAG ATGGAAGAAATCACTTTTTCCCGAGAGAAAAGGGAGTTATACTCAAGAGGAGGACAAGCGCTTGACAGTGGCAGTCATGCTTTTTGGTCGGAAATGGAATCAAATAGCTAGGTTTGTTCCTGGTCGGACCCAATGTCAATGTAGGGACAG ATACGTCAATAGTTTGAACCCTTCTTTGAAATGGGGTGGATGGACTGACGAAGAGGATTCAAGATTGCAAGCTGCAATTGCTAAGCATGGATTCTGCTGGTCTAAGGTTGCTGAAGATATGCCCCCTCGTACTGATTCTCAATGCCGGAA GAGATTTAAGGTGTTATTTCCTGATCAAGCTTATTTGCTTcaagaagcaagaaagaagcAAAAGTCTTTGATTGCTGGTAACTTTGTTGATCGAGAATCTGAACGCCCAAACCTTACACTGAATGATTTCCTTCCCTTACCTACATTATCTCCTCTTCCTTGTGATGCTGATGATGAGAATCTCCCtaggaagagaaagaggaagtCAAG CAATGAACACAAGAAATTCAGGTCCAGAAGACCTGCAAAAAAGACACGAACAAATCACAATGATGGAAAGGATATTGATGAGGCCAAGATTTTTAATGGAGATGTCAATATTCCCAAaagaacaaggtccaagaaaaactcaagaaatACTTCAGTTCATGCTAAGGAAGCTGAGAATACAAAACAAAATGCTGAGATCCAGGCTTGTAGTGGGAAACTAAGTAGAATCAAGGGCGCCGAAACATCAAAGAACAAACTAAAGAATAAAATGTTGAAACCTGAAAGCTTGTCTACTGTTGTTGAGTGTTCTGGAAGTCAAAATGAGGACAACACAACTCTTTCTTCCTTTCTACACATGAAGTTAAATAAGAGAGGGTTGAAATGCAACAAAAATAAGGGCGGGGCTGCCTCTGCATTTGCGACAAATGTTGTATCTAAGCAGGTTGATAATCAAAGCTCCTCTGCTGAGCAAGATGGCTTGTCGCAGTTGTGTGGTGCTGGTGGGGTTGAACATTTGGTTACGGTGCAAAACAACTCCGCTTCTGACAGGCTACTGAGAAAACCAGAAAATGTAAATAGGTTGACTGGTGATGAGGATGACAACGAAGATATCACCCTTGATTGCCTTGTGGGAAACAAATCAAAAGAATGTAGTCAAGTGACTAAAGGACCTTCTGTTTTATCTTCTTCCAAATCAAAACATGCGTCTGTTTCGCTTCCTGAAGTGCATTGCACAGAAAAGGCAGCCATCACAGCTGATTGCACCGGGCAGTCGACACCAAATCTTGTTGAAGACCGATCCGTTTCACCTAGTAGTTTGGCTGAACCTACTACAGCCTTCaatgcagaggaagaagatgaactGCTTGCTACCTTTCTGCGAAATAAGTCTAAGGGAGCACGAAGAAAGGTGAAACGTAAAGAAGGTAATTGCTAA
- the LOC130982159 gene encoding exonuclease 1 — protein sequence MGIKDLLKFMKPYIEPIHIKKYAGKRVGIDAYSWLHKGAYSCSMELCLDSDSEKKLRYIEYFMHRVNLLRYYKITPVVVFDGGNVPCKAATEQERHKKRSANRELAMAKLKEGNVIAASELFQRAVNITPLMAYKLIQTLRSESIEFVVAPYEADAQLAYMSNLEVEKGGIAAVITEDSDLIAYGCPAIIFKMDRDGNGERIEIEKVFCAKSSRPSFRNFDMKLFTGMCVLAGCDFLPSVPGIGIARAHALVSKYKNLDRVLSVLKFEKGDQMPEDYAKSFKEAIAVFQHARIYDANAKELKHMKPLPQGFLESLDGTLDFLGPEIPSTIVTAIAEGDLNPSTKEAFDKSESPGLSLNRIAVKSIGQIKKVEVPKQLAKENCFSIFVSQNTTENNTVTREDLISDKERHSVEELALEKLIKPLETNETIEKTIIFDDTPLKVPNNNPFKIMKTEETSFSVQTDNKTTFEKVSIASNEEYIDLCTPPDSFEEEKESQNLSRKRKFQNICSDEPVSRVTQEELDSDVICLNVESQGSVNSKTSMKNVSGSKGRCGSEKQSKRGKFKQALTGNRTILSFFSRV from the exons ATGGGTATCAAGGATCTCCTGAAATTTATGAAGCCTTACATCGAACCTATCCACATAAAAAAGTACGCTGGCAAACGA GTGGGTATCGATGCATACTCATGGCTTCACAAGGGTG CTTATTCATGTAGTATGGAGCTTTGTCTAGATTCTGATAGTGAAAAGAAATTGCGGTACATTGAGTACTTTATGCATCGAGTGAACCTTCTTCGCTACTACAAAATAACACCGGTTGTTGTCTTTGATGGTGGCAATGTTCCTTGCAAAGCAGCAACTGAGCAAGAGAGGCATAA AAAAAGAAGTGCTAATCGTGAATTGGCAATGGCCAAGCTCAAAGAAGGAAATGTTATTGCAGCTTCAGAACTCTTCCAG AGAGCAGTTAACATTACTCCCCTGATGGCATATAAATTAATTCAG ACTCTGAGATCAGAGAGCATTGAGTTTGTTGTAGCTCCATATGAAGCAGATGCTCAGTTAGCATACATGTCCAATCTTGAAGTAGAAAAGGGTGGAATTGCTGCAGTGATCACAGAAGATAGTGATTTGATAGCTTATGGTTGTCCAGCT ATTATTTTTAAGATGGACCGTGATGGGAATGGCGAAAGAATTGAGATAGAGAAGGTTTTTTGTGCCAAGTCCAGTAGACCTTCATTTCGGAATTTTGACATGAAACTCTTCACAG GTATGTGTGTCTTAGCTGGCTGTGATTTTCTTCCATCTGTTCCTGGAATTGGTATTGCTCGAGCTCATGCCTTAGTGTCCAAGTATAAGAACCTAGATCGT GTTTTGTCAGTTCTTAAGTTTGAGAAGGGTGATCAAATGCCTGAAGATTATGCAAAATCCTTCAAAGAGGCAATTGCAGTCTTTCAGCATGCTCGAAT ATATGATGCCAATGCTAAAGAGCTTAAGCACATGAAGCCTCTTCCCCAAGGTTTTCTTGAATCACTCGATGGAACCCTTGATTTCTTGGGACC AGAAATTCCATCAACTATAGTCACGGCAATAGCTGAAGGAGACTTAAACCCATCAACTAAGGAAGCCTTTGATAAGTCTGAAAGTCCTGGACTTTCTCTTAACCGTATTGCAGTCAAAAGCATTGGTCAAATAAAGAAAGTTGAGGTTCCAAAACAACTTGCCAAGGAAAACTGCTTCTCAATCTTTGTCTCCCAAAACACCACTGAAAATAATACAG TGACAAGAGAAGACTTGATCTCAGATAAAGAAAGACATTCAGTTGAAGAATTGGCACTTGAGAAACTAATCAAGCCACTGGAAACAAATGAAACAATTGAAAAGACCATTATATTTGATGACACTCCTTTGAAGGTTCCTAACAACAACCCATTCAAGATAATGAAAACTGAGGAAACATCTTTTTCTGTTCAGACAGATAATAAAACCacatttgaaaaggtttctatTGCAAGCAATGAGGAATACATTGACTTGTGCACACCCCCAGATAGttttgaagaagaaaaggagtCTCAGAATCTCTCAAGAAAAAGGAAATTTCAGAACATTTGCTCAGATGAACCGGTCTCAAGAGTGACTCAAGAAGAATTAGATTCAGATGTTATTTGCTTGAATGTGGAATCACAAGGGAGTGTGAATTCTAAGACAAGCATGAAAAATGTTTCAGGATCAAAAGGAAGATGTGGAAGTGAAAAACAATCAAAGAGAGGCAAGTTCAAGCAGGCTTTGACCGGCAATAGAACTATTTTGAGTTTCTTTTCTAGAGTGTAA